A window of the Streptomyces griseochromogenes genome harbors these coding sequences:
- the zwf gene encoding glucose-6-phosphate dehydrogenase, with amino-acid sequence MTTKAPEPETPPTAAAPVPLAPATDWVNPLRDARDRRLPRIAGPSGLVIFGVTGDLSRKKLMPAVYDLANRGLLPPGFSLVGFARRDWEDQDFAQVVHDAVREHSRTPFREEVWQQLAEGMRFIPGDFDDDTAFKALKDAVEELDASRGTGGNFAFYLSVPPKFFPKVVQQLKKHSLASPPQGSWRRAVIEKPFGHDLKSAHELNAVVHDVFGPDQVFRIDHYLGKETVQNILALRFANQMYEPIWNRSYVDHVQITMAEDIGIGGRAGYYDGIGSARDVIQNHLLQLMALTAMEEPIAFDAEALLTEKLKVLKSVRLPEDLGSHTVRAQYAAGWQGGEKVVGYLEEDGIDPKSKTDTFAAVKLGIDNRRWAGVPFYLRTGKRLGRRVTEIAVVFKRAPHSPFDSTATEELGQNAIVIRVQPDEGMTVRFGSKVPGTSMEIRDVSMDFAYGESFTESSPEAYERLILDVLLGDANLFPRHQEVEESWKILDPIEEYWGRHGRPAQYPSGTWGPEEADEMLARDGRSWRRP; translated from the coding sequence ATGACGACCAAGGCTCCGGAACCCGAGACGCCCCCCACCGCGGCGGCGCCGGTTCCCCTCGCCCCTGCCACCGACTGGGTGAACCCGCTGCGGGACGCCCGCGACCGCCGGCTGCCCCGTATCGCGGGCCCCTCCGGCCTGGTCATCTTCGGTGTGACCGGCGACCTGTCCCGCAAGAAGCTGATGCCGGCCGTGTACGACCTGGCCAACCGCGGCCTGCTGCCGCCGGGCTTCTCGCTGGTGGGCTTCGCCCGCCGGGACTGGGAGGACCAGGACTTCGCGCAGGTCGTCCACGACGCGGTGCGCGAGCACTCGCGGACCCCGTTCCGGGAGGAGGTGTGGCAGCAGCTCGCCGAGGGCATGCGGTTCATCCCGGGCGACTTCGACGACGACACCGCCTTCAAGGCGCTCAAGGACGCCGTCGAGGAGCTGGACGCCTCCCGGGGCACCGGCGGCAACTTCGCCTTCTACCTCTCCGTCCCGCCGAAGTTCTTCCCCAAGGTCGTGCAGCAGCTGAAGAAGCACAGCCTGGCGAGCCCGCCGCAGGGTTCCTGGCGGCGCGCGGTCATCGAGAAGCCGTTCGGCCACGACCTGAAGTCGGCGCACGAGCTGAACGCGGTCGTGCACGACGTGTTCGGGCCGGACCAGGTCTTCCGCATCGACCACTACCTCGGCAAGGAGACGGTCCAGAACATCCTGGCGCTGCGCTTCGCCAACCAGATGTACGAGCCGATCTGGAACCGCAGTTACGTCGACCATGTGCAGATCACCATGGCCGAGGACATCGGCATCGGCGGCCGGGCCGGCTACTACGACGGCATCGGCTCGGCCCGTGACGTCATCCAGAACCATCTGCTCCAGCTGATGGCGCTCACCGCCATGGAGGAGCCGATCGCGTTCGACGCGGAGGCGCTGCTCACCGAGAAGCTGAAGGTGCTCAAGTCGGTGCGGCTGCCCGAGGACCTGGGCAGCCACACCGTGCGGGCGCAGTACGCGGCCGGCTGGCAGGGCGGCGAGAAGGTCGTCGGCTACCTCGAAGAGGACGGCATCGACCCGAAGTCGAAGACCGACACGTTCGCGGCCGTCAAGCTGGGCATCGACAACCGCCGCTGGGCGGGCGTCCCCTTCTATCTGCGCACCGGCAAGCGTCTCGGCCGCCGGGTCACGGAGATCGCGGTCGTCTTCAAGCGGGCCCCGCACTCCCCGTTCGACTCCACCGCGACCGAGGAACTGGGCCAGAACGCGATCGTCATCCGCGTCCAGCCCGACGAGGGCATGACCGTGCGGTTCGGTTCGAAGGTGCCGGGCACCTCGATGGAGATCCGGGACGTGTCCATGGACTTCGCCTACGGCGAGTCGTTCACCGAGTCGAGCCCGGAGGCGTACGAGCGGCTCATCCTGGACGTGCTGCTCGGCGACGCCAATTTGTTCCCCCGTCACCAGGAAGTGGAAGAGTCCTGGAAGATCCTCGACCCGATCGAGGAGTACTGGGGGCGGCACGGCAGGCCGGCGCAGTACCCGTCGGGCACATGGGGTCCCGAGGAGGCAGACGAGATGCTCGCACGAGACGGACGGAGCTGGCGCAGGCCATGA
- a CDS encoding DUF817 domain-containing protein: MPTTNPAGLPASPVSQLLDFTWTQTRACAFAIALLSGVAASAVLPPLPVARYDLLACYGVLLTLLFWRRGWESGRDVAVIAACHVIGLAFELVKVALGSWSYPEPAVLKFAGVPLYGGFLYAAVGSYICRAWHLFDLEVVRYRPRLTALVAAAVYVNFFSHHWLPDARWPLAALLVAVTAGTSVRFTVRGTRWRMPLALSFTLIGFFLWLAENLATYVGAWRYPYQLHGWQPVDVGKFGAWSLLISVTFVLAALGRGKPDTPGGPPASS; this comes from the coding sequence ATGCCCACCACAAACCCGGCCGGCCTCCCGGCCTCCCCCGTCAGCCAGCTGCTCGACTTCACCTGGACACAGACCCGGGCCTGCGCCTTCGCCATCGCCCTGCTGTCCGGGGTGGCGGCATCGGCCGTTCTGCCACCGCTTCCGGTGGCCCGCTACGACCTGCTCGCCTGCTACGGCGTACTCCTCACGCTGCTGTTCTGGCGGCGCGGCTGGGAGAGCGGACGGGACGTCGCCGTCATCGCCGCCTGCCATGTCATCGGCCTCGCCTTCGAGCTGGTGAAGGTCGCGCTCGGCTCGTGGAGCTATCCGGAACCGGCCGTGCTGAAGTTCGCGGGCGTCCCGCTGTACGGGGGCTTCCTCTACGCGGCCGTCGGCAGCTACATCTGCCGGGCCTGGCACCTGTTCGACCTGGAGGTGGTCCGCTACCGGCCGCGGCTGACGGCCCTGGTGGCCGCCGCCGTCTACGTCAACTTCTTCAGCCACCACTGGCTGCCCGACGCCCGCTGGCCGCTCGCGGCCCTCCTCGTGGCCGTCACCGCGGGCACCTCCGTGCGCTTCACGGTGCGCGGGACACGGTGGCGCATGCCGCTCGCACTGTCGTTCACCCTGATCGGGTTCTTCCTGTGGCTGGCGGAGAACCTCGCCACGTACGTGGGCGCGTGGCGCTACCCGTACCAGCTGCACGGCTGGCAGCCCGTCGACGTCGGCAAGTTCGGCGCCTGGTCCCTGCTCATCAGCGTCACCTTCGTGCTCGCGGCGCTCGGCAGAGGGAAACCGGACACTCCGGGCGGGCCGCCGGCCTCCTCCTGA
- a CDS encoding glycoside hydrolase family 16 protein, translating to MSETSGIPRRRRALVAVLATLGLAAALATAATLPADASAPTPPSGWTQVFLDDFNGSAGSGVNTSDWQYDTGTSYPGGPANWGTGEVETMTNSTDNVSLDGNGNLRITPLRDSAGRWTSGRIETTRTDFQPPAGGKLRVEARLQMPNVTGTAAEGYWPAFWMLGSPYRGNYQNWPGVGELDIMENVQGMNKVWATMHCGTNPGGPCNETTGIGNSTACPGSTCQSGFHTYAMEWDRSVSPEAIRFYVDGVNYHTVTAGQVDAATWADATGHGFFVILNVAMGGAFPAAFGGGPTSATESGHPMLVDYVQVLRSNGSGTTPPPTGNRDAYSAIQGESYDSQSGVSTESATDTGGGQDIGSLANGDWALYKGVNFGSTAATQFYARVASGAASGVSGLVEVRLDSRGNAPIGSFALADTGGWQSWRTIPANITSVTGTHDVYLTFTSGQPADFVNVNWFDFGH from the coding sequence ATGAGTGAAACCTCCGGCATACCCAGACGGCGCCGGGCCCTCGTCGCCGTCCTCGCCACGCTCGGCCTCGCGGCCGCCCTCGCCACGGCCGCCACCCTCCCCGCCGACGCCTCCGCGCCCACACCCCCGTCCGGCTGGACCCAGGTCTTCCTCGACGACTTCAACGGCTCCGCCGGCTCCGGCGTCAACACCTCGGACTGGCAGTACGACACCGGGACCTCGTATCCGGGCGGCCCCGCCAACTGGGGCACCGGCGAGGTCGAGACGATGACGAACAGCACGGACAACGTCTCGCTCGACGGCAACGGCAATCTGCGCATCACCCCGCTGCGCGACTCGGCCGGCCGCTGGACCTCGGGCCGCATCGAGACCACCCGCACCGACTTCCAGCCTCCGGCCGGCGGCAAGCTGCGGGTCGAGGCCCGCCTCCAGATGCCGAACGTCACCGGCACCGCCGCCGAAGGCTACTGGCCGGCGTTCTGGATGCTGGGCTCGCCCTACCGCGGCAACTACCAGAACTGGCCGGGCGTCGGCGAGCTGGACATCATGGAGAACGTCCAGGGCATGAACAAGGTCTGGGCGACGATGCACTGCGGCACGAACCCGGGCGGCCCCTGCAACGAGACCACCGGCATCGGCAACTCCACCGCGTGCCCGGGCAGCACCTGTCAGTCCGGCTTCCACACCTACGCCATGGAGTGGGACCGCTCGGTGAGCCCCGAAGCGATCCGCTTCTACGTCGACGGCGTCAACTACCACACGGTCACGGCCGGTCAGGTCGACGCGGCCACCTGGGCCGACGCCACCGGACACGGCTTCTTCGTCATCTTGAACGTGGCGATGGGCGGCGCCTTCCCGGCCGCGTTCGGCGGCGGCCCCACCAGCGCCACCGAGTCCGGCCACCCGATGCTCGTCGACTACGTCCAGGTCCTGCGGTCGAACGGGAGCGGTACCACTCCCCCGCCCACCGGAAACCGGGACGCCTACAGCGCCATCCAGGGCGAGTCCTACGACAGCCAGTCCGGCGTGAGCACCGAGTCCGCCACGGACACCGGTGGCGGCCAGGACATCGGCTCCCTCGCCAACGGCGACTGGGCCCTGTACAAGGGCGTGAACTTCGGTTCCACGGCGGCCACTCAGTTCTACGCCCGGGTGGCGAGCGGGGCCGCGTCCGGGGTGAGCGGGCTGGTCGAGGTGCGCCTGGACAGCCGCGGCAACGCCCCGATCGGCAGCTTCGCACTGGCCGACACCGGGGGCTGGCAGAGCTGGCGGACGATCCCGGCGAACATCACCTCGGTGACCGGCACGCACGACGTCTACCTCACCTTCACCAGCGGCCAGCCGGCCGACTTCGTGAACGTGAACTGGTTCGACTTCGGTCACTGA
- the tal gene encoding transaldolase, with protein sequence MITVTEAIATPAALERLADEGVSIWLDDLSRKRITSGGLAELVKSGGVVGVTTNPSIFQAAIGSGEGYEEQLTDLAVRDVTVDEAVRMMTTADVRAAADILRSVYTASDGRDGRVSIEVDPRLAHDTRATVAEAKQLAWLVDRPNVMIKIPATRAGLPAITEVIGLGISVNVTLIFSLERYREVMAAYLAGLEKARERGLDLSRIHSVASFFVSRVDTEIDKRLTVLGTDEALALKGRAALANARLAYEAYEEVFASDRWQALAGGGANRQRPLWASTGVKDPAYKDTLYVDELVAPGTVNTMPEATLKATADHGRITGDTVTGGYAEARADLTAVQRLGISYDEVVQQLEDEGVAKFETAWQDLLDAVTKSLDSKGVDA encoded by the coding sequence ATGATCACTGTGACCGAAGCAATCGCGACCCCGGCAGCCCTTGAGCGCCTCGCCGACGAAGGCGTCTCGATCTGGCTGGACGACCTGTCGCGCAAGCGGATCACCTCGGGCGGCCTGGCCGAGCTGGTGAAGAGCGGGGGCGTCGTCGGCGTCACCACCAACCCGTCGATCTTCCAGGCGGCCATCGGCTCCGGCGAGGGCTACGAGGAGCAGCTCACGGACCTGGCCGTGCGCGATGTGACGGTGGACGAAGCGGTGCGGATGATGACGACCGCCGACGTGCGTGCGGCCGCCGACATCCTGCGGTCCGTGTACACCGCCTCGGACGGCCGCGACGGCCGTGTCTCCATCGAGGTCGACCCCCGTCTCGCCCACGACACCCGGGCGACGGTCGCCGAGGCCAAGCAGCTGGCCTGGCTGGTCGACCGCCCCAACGTGATGATCAAGATCCCGGCGACCCGGGCGGGTCTCCCGGCGATCACCGAGGTCATCGGCCTCGGCATCAGCGTCAACGTGACGCTGATCTTCTCCCTGGAGCGCTACCGCGAGGTCATGGCCGCCTACCTGGCCGGTCTGGAGAAGGCCCGCGAGCGAGGCCTGGACCTGTCCCGGATTCACTCGGTGGCGTCCTTCTTCGTCTCCCGCGTGGACACCGAGATCGACAAGCGGCTGACCGTCCTCGGCACCGACGAGGCCCTCGCGCTCAAGGGCCGGGCGGCGCTCGCCAACGCGCGGTTGGCCTACGAGGCCTACGAGGAGGTGTTCGCGTCCGACCGCTGGCAGGCGCTCGCCGGGGGCGGGGCGAACAGGCAGCGCCCGCTGTGGGCCTCCACCGGGGTGAAGGACCCCGCCTACAAGGACACGCTGTACGTGGACGAGCTGGTCGCGCCCGGCACCGTCAACACCATGCCGGAGGCCACCTTGAAGGCCACCGCGGACCACGGCAGGATCACCGGCGACACGGTGACCGGCGGCTACGCCGAGGCCCGCGCGGACCTCACCGCCGTCCAGCGGCTCGGCATCTCCTACGACGAGGTCGTCCAGCAGCTGGAGGACGAGGGCGTCGCCAAGTTCGAGACGGCCTGGCAGGACCTGCTGGACGCCGTCACCAAGTCCCTGGACAGCAAGGGAGTTGACGCGTAA
- the tkt gene encoding transketolase, whose amino-acid sequence MSTQTPDGFEWTDLDRRAVDTARLLAADAVQKVGNGHPGTAMSLAPAAYTIFQKVMRHDPADPEWAGRDRFVLSPGHTSLTLYTQLFLAGYELELDDLKAFRTHGSRTPGHPEYGHTAGVETTTGPLGQGAANAVGMAMAARYERGLFDPEAPEGTSPFDHTVWAIVSDGDLEEGVSAEASSLAGHQKLGNLVFLYDDNHISIEGDTATAFSEDVLKRYEAYGWHTQRIEPTADGDIDVPALYTALKAARAETGRPSIIAMRTIIAWPAPNARNTEASHGSALGADEIAATKRVLGFDPEQSFEVTEEVLRHTRRALDRGAEAHAAWDKRIAEWRAVDPERAALFDRVGKGELPEGWEDALPVFEEGKSVATRAASGKVLQALGPVLPELWGGSADLAGSNNTTIDGTSSFLPEGNPLPEADPYGRTVHFGIREFSMAAEMNGIALHGNTRVYGGTFLVFSDYMRNAVRMSALMQLPVTYVWTHDSIGLGEDGPTHQPVEHLASLRAIPGLNVVRPADANETVVVWAEILKRHATDPAPHGLALTRQGVPTYAPDQDAAKGGYVLRESSTETPEVIIIATGSEVQLAVAARERLEAEGIGTRVVSMPSVEWFEQQPRSYREHVLPPSVRARVAVEAGIGLTWYRFVGDAGRIVSLEHFGASADAKTLFAAFGFTPENVAAAARESLAAARA is encoded by the coding sequence ATGAGCACGCAGACACCCGACGGCTTCGAGTGGACCGACCTCGACCGGCGTGCCGTGGACACCGCCCGGCTTCTGGCGGCCGATGCCGTGCAGAAGGTCGGCAACGGCCACCCGGGCACCGCGATGAGCCTGGCTCCCGCCGCGTACACGATCTTTCAGAAGGTGATGAGGCATGACCCGGCCGACCCGGAGTGGGCCGGCCGTGACCGCTTCGTCCTCTCTCCCGGCCACACCTCGCTGACCCTCTACACCCAGCTCTTCCTCGCCGGGTACGAGCTGGAGCTGGACGACCTGAAGGCGTTCCGCACCCATGGCTCCAGGACGCCCGGTCACCCCGAGTACGGGCACACCGCCGGGGTCGAGACCACCACCGGTCCGCTCGGCCAGGGCGCCGCCAACGCCGTCGGCATGGCGATGGCCGCCCGCTACGAGCGCGGCCTGTTCGACCCCGAGGCTCCCGAGGGCACCTCCCCCTTCGACCACACCGTCTGGGCGATCGTCTCCGACGGCGACCTGGAGGAGGGCGTCTCCGCCGAGGCCTCCTCTCTCGCGGGCCACCAGAAGCTCGGCAACCTGGTCTTCCTCTACGACGACAACCACATCTCCATCGAGGGCGACACCGCGACCGCCTTCTCCGAGGACGTGCTGAAGCGGTACGAGGCCTACGGCTGGCACACCCAGCGCATCGAGCCCACCGCCGACGGCGACATCGACGTGCCCGCGCTGTACACGGCGCTGAAGGCCGCGCGGGCCGAGACCGGCCGGCCCTCGATCATCGCGATGCGCACGATCATCGCCTGGCCGGCCCCGAACGCGCGGAACACCGAGGCCTCCCACGGCTCCGCGCTCGGCGCGGACGAGATCGCCGCCACCAAGCGTGTCCTCGGCTTCGACCCCGAGCAGTCCTTCGAGGTCACGGAGGAGGTCCTGCGGCACACCCGCCGGGCCCTGGACCGGGGTGCCGAGGCGCACGCGGCCTGGGACAAGCGGATCGCCGAGTGGCGCGCGGTCGACCCCGAGCGGGCCGCGCTCTTCGACCGGGTCGGCAAGGGCGAGCTGCCCGAGGGCTGGGAGGACGCCCTGCCGGTGTTCGAGGAGGGCAAGTCCGTCGCCACCCGCGCCGCCTCCGGCAAGGTGCTGCAGGCGCTCGGCCCGGTCCTCCCGGAGCTGTGGGGCGGCTCCGCCGACCTGGCGGGCTCGAACAACACCACCATCGACGGGACCAGCTCCTTCCTGCCCGAGGGCAACCCGCTGCCCGAGGCGGACCCGTACGGCCGAACCGTCCACTTCGGCATCCGCGAGTTCTCCATGGCCGCGGAGATGAACGGCATCGCCCTGCACGGCAACACCCGCGTCTACGGCGGCACCTTCCTGGTGTTCTCCGACTACATGCGCAACGCGGTGCGGATGTCGGCGCTGATGCAGCTGCCGGTGACGTACGTGTGGACGCACGACTCCATCGGCCTCGGTGAGGACGGCCCGACCCACCAGCCGGTCGAGCACCTGGCCTCACTGCGCGCCATCCCGGGCCTGAACGTCGTCCGCCCGGCCGACGCCAACGAGACCGTGGTCGTCTGGGCCGAGATCCTGAAGAGGCACGCCACCGACCCGGCCCCCCACGGGCTCGCGCTCACCCGCCAGGGCGTGCCGACGTACGCGCCCGACCAGGACGCGGCCAAGGGCGGCTATGTGCTGCGCGAGTCCTCCACCGAGACCCCGGAGGTGATCATCATCGCGACCGGCTCCGAGGTGCAGCTGGCCGTCGCCGCGCGGGAGCGGCTGGAGGCCGAGGGCATCGGCACGCGGGTCGTGTCGATGCCGTCCGTGGAGTGGTTCGAACAGCAGCCGCGGTCCTACCGCGAGCACGTCCTGCCGCCGTCCGTGAGGGCCCGGGTCGCGGTCGAGGCCGGTATCGGCCTGACCTGGTACCGGTTCGTGGGCGACGCGGGACGGATCGTGTCCCTCGAACACTTCGGTGCCTCCGCCGACGCGAAGACCCTGTTCGCCGCATTCGGCTTCACCCCCGAGAACGTCGCCGCCGCTGCCCGCGAGTCGCTGGCCGCCGCGCGCGCCTGA
- a CDS encoding helix-turn-helix domain-containing protein — MADRTSQAGGGGMDGDGIRTFPFPTELAVGGVGMQVGPMGTGHTWHADAPLHRVHRIDFHVVMLFTGGPVRHMVDFAEHEAVAGDLLWIRPGQVHRFSRTSEYRGTVLTMQPGFLPRATVEATGLYRYDLPPLLHPGPAQLSALGAALEQLRREYEDTATLPLSLHTAVLRHTLTAFLLRLAHLAASSEEASRRQDTTFTLFRDAVEKGFAANHSVSAYADALGYSRRTLVRAVRAATGETPKGFIDKRVILEAKRLLAHTDMPIGRVGAAVGFPDAANFSKFFHLHTGVTPVVFRAELR; from the coding sequence ATGGCGGACAGAACATCCCAAGCCGGTGGCGGCGGCATGGACGGCGACGGGATCCGGACCTTCCCCTTCCCGACCGAGTTGGCGGTCGGCGGCGTCGGCATGCAGGTCGGCCCCATGGGTACCGGCCACACCTGGCACGCCGACGCCCCGCTGCACCGCGTCCATCGCATCGACTTCCACGTGGTCATGCTCTTCACCGGCGGACCCGTACGGCACATGGTCGACTTCGCCGAGCACGAGGCCGTGGCCGGCGACCTCCTGTGGATCCGGCCCGGGCAGGTCCACCGCTTCTCCCGGACGAGCGAGTACCGCGGAACCGTCCTGACCATGCAGCCCGGCTTCCTGCCCCGCGCCACCGTCGAGGCCACCGGCCTGTACCGCTACGACCTGCCGCCCCTGCTGCACCCCGGCCCGGCCCAACTCTCCGCGCTGGGAGCCGCCCTCGAACAGCTGCGCCGCGAGTACGAGGACACCGCGACCCTGCCGCTGAGTCTGCACACGGCCGTCCTGCGGCACACCCTGACCGCGTTCCTGCTGCGCCTCGCCCATCTCGCGGCCAGTTCGGAGGAGGCCTCCAGGCGGCAGGACACCACCTTCACCCTCTTCCGCGACGCGGTGGAGAAGGGCTTCGCCGCCAACCACAGCGTCAGCGCCTACGCCGACGCGCTCGGCTACTCCCGCCGCACCCTCGTCCGCGCCGTCCGCGCGGCCACCGGCGAGACGCCGAAGGGCTTCATCGACAAGCGGGTGATCCTGGAGGCCAAACGCCTTCTCGCCCACACGGACATGCCGATCGGCCGCGTCGGGGCGGCCGTGGGCTTCCCGGACGCGGCGAATTTCTCCAAGTTCTTCCATCTGCACACCGGCGTCACGCCGGTGGTGTTCCGGGCGGAGCTGCGCTGA